The nucleotide window CATTCTTTTAAAATAAATAAATAGGTAGTTTATGTTTTTTCTTTCCTTGATCTTCAACTTTAAAATTTCTTAATGAATCTCTAAAAATATGTTGAGTTGCTTTATCTATGCCATCTTTAGGAGAGCAACACATAACATTTGGATTTACAAACCATGTACGACTAGTACAAACCCGTCCATCTTCAGTTGTAACACCAGATTGTGCAACTGCTAATACTCCCTTTTTTAATAAACCATTCATAACACTAGAAATACTTTGACGAGTCATTTTAAACTTTTCAGCTAGATATGTAGGTGATGCTGGATTATTTGTTTCACGTTCTACGAGAACATTGGTTTTAAACTCTACAGATGAAGTTAATTTGAATAAAAAAGCTTCTTCCTTACTACTTAAGTAACCTATTCCAATCAGATAATCTATATTATCCATTATAATTTGCACAAATCTCACCCGATCTGTAGGTTTTTTCTTTTTACCTATGAAATATTCTTCCCCTCCAGACATTTTACTTAACATCTGTAAAAGCATAGCTCTTTCTTCTTCTGAATATCCACCAGTTTGCAACTGGTCATAAATACTATCAATCTTACTATCTCTTATTTTGGCTTTTTTTTCAGCTTGTCCAAAATCTACAACTTTTGTCATAAAATAATTCTCTCCCTTAGTGGAAGGAATCAACTTTTATATGTTAGAATGTATATAGAATATATATTGGTTGATTCCAACCTTATTATGAAAAACCGCCTTGCCGTCCAAAGCTTGGGCGGTTTTTCTCGTTTGTATATCTTTCTTTATAATAACATGAAACACCTTGTTAAAGCTTTCCATCTCTTGCAAAAACACAACATTCAATCCTCTTTTTCTTCTTCAAACTCATACAATTCAATGTTTTCACCATTATCACTCCTATCTCTCCCTATCAAAATCTTGATGTCTGCTCATTTCTCTCTTATGTTCACGTTCAAATTGATTATCTATTCCCTTGCTACCCAATTCATTTTTAATAAGCCCTCTAAACGCTTTGAATTGCTCTCCAAGGACCTTTTTTGTTTTGTGATACAAAACCTTTATGTTTGTCTTTAAATCCTTTATATGAGCTTTTAAACCACTTATTTCAGCATGTAATTCTTCATTTTCTTCTCTCAATTCACGATTTTGTTTATACGAATGATTTAAAGCAAGCTTATTACCCTCTATTGTTTCTTTTAAATCTTTATTATCTGCTCGTAAACTCTCATTCTCTTTCACAAAATCTGTTTTTTTCAAACGCTCATAATCTTTTTTAATAGTAATCGCTGCATTCACTTGTTTTATAAATTCTTGATATTGTTCTGGTGATAACACATAATTTCTTGTCTGTTTCTTCGTGATTTCAGCTTTTCCAAACATTTTATCCTGTACTTCTGTTATTACTTCTTTACGCAAAAATGGAATTTTAACAGGTTCATTTGGTACTTGATCCGTAGCACTATCTAATTCTTTTTGCATTTGTTTTACTCTTTTTTCTAAATCTACATGACGCTGGCCAATTAGCTGTAACTTCTCATTTCCACTCTCTATTTTTTGATTTACTGCCTTTAATTCTACGTACTTATCATTAACATCACTTTCTAAACGTTTTTTTACTACTTGTAATTCATTTGCCTTTTCCTCATCATTTTTCAAATGACGGTCAATAACTTGTAACTGCGTTTCTTTTTCTTGCACTTGATTCTCAACAATTGATTTTGTTTCTGCATATTCCTTGTATTGACGGACTTTCATGTACTTATGTGAACCTACATTAGCACGTTCAAAATTCGGAATGTGCTCTTTAGCCAATTGCTCAATATAGGCCGTTTCTAATTCTCTCCAATGTGCAATTAACTTTCTTCCCGTTCCTTCTACACCTTGTTGTTGCAAGGCTCTATCCATTCCGACACGCCTCGTTAATCCTCGACTACTTTCGAAATTCGGTACATAGTTAATATGTAAA belongs to Bacillus sp. DX3.1 and includes:
- a CDS encoding helix-turn-helix domain-containing protein, with product MTKVVDFGQAEKKAKIRDSKIDSIYDQLQTGGYSEEERAMLLQMLSKMSGGEEYFIGKKKKPTDRVRFVQIIMDNIDYLIGIGYLSSKEEAFLFKLTSSVEFKTNVLVERETNNPASPTYLAEKFKMTRQSISSVMNGLLKKGVLAVAQSGVTTEDGRVCTSRTWFVNPNVMCCSPKDGIDKATQHIFRDSLRNFKVEDQGKKKHKLPIYLF
- a CDS encoding plasmid recombination protein; translated protein: MLGSISFNQSHQSSLSHNNRENIHGNPGIDPSRLEENIYFVQKDIRSVYKDVFQEAVDKYNEKQKRNDRKIDDYYDKIHKDDKTHEQRELVVAIGEGKDDPMYRGAKKEALKRYAEAFQERNPNLVVYNMVLHDDEANPHLHINYVPNFESSRGLTRRVGMDRALQQQGVEGTGRKLIAHWRELETAYIEQLAKEHIPNFERANVGSHKYMKVRQYKEYAETKSIVENQVQEKETQLQVIDRHLKNDEEKANELQVVKKRLESDVNDKYVELKAVNQKIESGNEKLQLIGQRHVDLEKRVKQMQKELDSATDQVPNEPVKIPFLRKEVITEVQDKMFGKAEITKKQTRNYVLSPEQYQEFIKQVNAAITIKKDYERLKKTDFVKENESLRADNKDLKETIEGNKLALNHSYKQNRELREENEELHAEISGLKAHIKDLKTNIKVLYHKTKKVLGEQFKAFRGLIKNELGSKGIDNQFEREHKREMSRHQDFDRER